The following proteins come from a genomic window of Venenivibrio stagnispumantis:
- a CDS encoding HepT-like ribonuclease domain-containing protein: MKKYYQDYINDILEECTYLINRSKNLSFSEFEKNEDLRRAFIRSLEIIGEAVKKLPEEIKEKNKNIPWKEIAGMRDKLIHDYFGVDYEIIWLTVNEDIPFLKKELEKICF, encoded by the coding sequence ATGAAAAAATACTATCAAGATTATATAAACGATATATTGGAAGAGTGCACTTATCTAATAAATAGAAGCAAAAATTTAAGTTTTTCAGAATTTGAGAAAAATGAAGATTTAAGAAGAGCTTTTATACGAAGTTTAGAAATTATTGGAGAAGCAGTTAAAAAGCTACCGGAAGAAATAAAAGAGAAAAATAAAAATATTCCATGGAAAGAGATAGCAGGAATGAGAGATAAATTAATACATGACTATTTTGGAGTAGATTACGAAATTATCTGGTTGACAGTTAATGAGGATATACCTTTCCTAAAAAAAGAGTTGGAAAAAATATGTTTCTAA
- a CDS encoding response regulator, with product MKILVLDEDSATAEVLNEVAQLSGSKIINIHNIDEAKNILLNEEIDAVVSERKIGNRPAVEILVYLRKQLNKDIPFIILSSSLTDQEKEYFTRLGADTVIEKPFNPLEVFFYITEILKERKGEEYVKERLIEEKIDKETAKSIIARIIEFIKKLLGIGKKD from the coding sequence ATGAAAATATTGGTATTGGATGAAGATTCTGCAACTGCAGAAGTTTTAAATGAGGTTGCTCAGCTTAGCGGTTCTAAAATTATAAATATTCATAATATAGATGAGGCTAAAAATATTCTCCTGAATGAAGAGATTGATGCGGTTGTATCCGAAAGAAAAATAGGAAATAGACCAGCTGTTGAGATTTTAGTATATTTAAGAAAGCAACTAAATAAAGATATTCCTTTTATTATATTATCTTCATCTTTAACAGACCAAGAAAAGGAATATTTTACGAGACTTGGGGCAGATACTGTTATAGAAAAACCATTCAACCCTCTTGAAGTATTCTTTTACATTACGGAGATATTAAAAGAGAGAAAAGGTGAAGAATATGTTAAGGAAAGATTAATTGAAGAAAAAATTGATAAAGAAACAGCGAAATCAATTATTGCAAGAATTATTGAATTTATAAAGAAACTTTTAGGAATTGGAAAAAAAGATTAA
- the hpt gene encoding hypoxanthine phosphoribosyltransferase: protein MQIRGRNLELLIPEAQIKEKVKEIAEKINQDFEGEEILAVCILKGAFIFFSDLVRELKGKVYIDFMQVSSYKTEMESFGEVIFIKEMSEDIKDRNVLLIDDIIDTGRTLKALVEALSLRNPRKLKTAVLLDKKERREVDYEADYTGFVIPDKFVVGYGLDWAEEGRTLKDIYMVV, encoded by the coding sequence ATGCAGATAAGAGGCAGAAATTTAGAGTTATTGATTCCGGAAGCTCAGATAAAAGAAAAAGTTAAAGAGATAGCAGAAAAAATTAATCAGGATTTTGAAGGAGAAGAGATTTTAGCAGTTTGTATTTTAAAAGGAGCTTTTATCTTTTTTTCGGATTTGGTAAGGGAGCTAAAAGGTAAAGTTTATATAGATTTTATGCAAGTTTCTTCTTATAAAACAGAAATGGAAAGTTTTGGAGAAGTGATATTTATAAAAGAGATGTCAGAAGATATAAAAGATAGAAATGTGCTTTTAATAGATGATATTATAGATACGGGAAGAACACTTAAAGCTTTGGTAGAAGCATTATCACTTAGAAATCCAAGGAAATTAAAAACGGCAGTATTGCTTGATAAAAAAGAAAGAAGAGAAGTAGATTATGAGGCTGATTATACCGGTTTTGTTATACCGGATAAATTTGTTGTAGGATATGGATTAGATTGGGCAGAAGAAGGAAGAACATTAAAAGATATATATATGGTGGTGTAG
- a CDS encoding cyclic pyranopterin monophosphate synthase MoaC has product MKMADVSLKFETIRTAQAEGKIYLSKETIDVIKNKQIPKGDVITATEMAGILGAKKTPEILPFCHPILIDQAYVEVKLEEDGIYVKSFARGEKKH; this is encoded by the coding sequence ATGAAAATGGCAGATGTTTCTTTAAAATTTGAAACAATAAGAACAGCTCAGGCAGAAGGAAAGATATATCTTTCAAAAGAAACCATAGATGTGATAAAAAATAAGCAAATTCCAAAAGGAGATGTTATCACTGCTACTGAAATGGCAGGAATTCTAGGAGCAAAGAAAACTCCGGAAATACTTCCATTTTGTCATCCTATCTTAATAGACCAAGCTTATGTAGAAGTAAAACTTGAAGAAGATGGTATATATGTTAAATCTTTTGCAAGAGGTGAAAAGAAACATTAA
- a CDS encoding DUF4416 family protein gives MKRNIKALLLFALMYKDEEYLKKAEEEIKRDWGDIIFEKYIGIKDYYKYYEKEMGEGLHKKFVAIDNLIEKDKLIELKKYSMKLEDKYRINSNRTVNIDPIYLDMFQVVVASSKDKGSRIYLGEGVFAEIELLYHHGSFHPLLWTYLDYKENIDFFNEVRKIYLSKRS, from the coding sequence GTGAAAAGAAACATTAAAGCTTTATTATTATTCGCATTAATGTATAAAGATGAAGAATATCTCAAAAAAGCAGAAGAAGAGATAAAAAGAGATTGGGGAGATATTATTTTTGAAAAATATATAGGCATAAAAGATTATTACAAATATTATGAAAAAGAAATGGGGGAAGGACTTCATAAAAAATTTGTAGCTATTGATAACCTAATAGAAAAGGATAAATTAATTGAACTAAAAAAATATAGTATGAAACTTGAAGATAAATACAGGATAAACTCAAACAGAACAGTAAATATAGACCCTATATATCTTGATATGTTTCAGGTAGTAGTTGCAAGCTCAAAAGATAAAGGAAGCCGAATATATCTTGGAGAAGGTGTATTTGCAGAAATAGAGCTTCTTTATCATCATGGCAGTTTTCATCCTCTATTATGGACATATCTTGATTATAAAGAAAATATTGATTTTTTCAATGAAGTAAGAAAAATTTATCTATCAAAAAGGAGTTAA
- a CDS encoding menaquinone biosynthesis family protein produces MKIHIAHSPDSDDAFMFYAINTKKIDTKGYEFIDVLSDIETLNKEALKGRYEVSAISIHAFPLVADKYALLSSGASMGDNYGPIVVSKEDIKPEDLINKKIAVPGLLTSAFLALSLFLGTKDFNYEVMPFDKIIDAVKEGKVDAGLIIHEGQLTYKDEGLKEVIDLGKWWYEKTDGLPLPLGGNVIRKDLGEKVMKEISEILKESIKYSLTHREEAVDYALKFARGMNKEKADKFIGMYVNDLTVDYGERGKKAIEIFLKEAYEKGLIENLPKIEFV; encoded by the coding sequence ATGAAAATACATATAGCCCATAGTCCGGATTCTGATGATGCATTTATGTTTTATGCTATTAATACAAAAAAGATAGATACCAAAGGTTATGAATTTATAGATGTTCTTTCAGATATAGAAACATTAAATAAAGAAGCATTAAAAGGACGTTATGAAGTTTCTGCAATATCAATCCATGCATTTCCATTGGTAGCAGATAAATATGCTTTATTATCAAGTGGTGCAAGTATGGGGGATAATTATGGTCCTATCGTTGTATCAAAAGAAGATATAAAACCGGAAGATTTAATAAATAAAAAGATAGCGGTTCCCGGTTTATTGACTTCTGCCTTTCTCGCATTGTCTTTATTCTTAGGGACAAAAGATTTTAATTATGAAGTAATGCCTTTTGATAAAATTATAGATGCAGTAAAAGAAGGAAAAGTAGATGCAGGGCTAATTATACACGAAGGACAATTAACTTATAAAGATGAAGGTTTAAAAGAAGTTATAGACCTTGGAAAATGGTGGTATGAAAAAACTGATGGATTACCATTACCGCTTGGTGGCAATGTTATAAGAAAAGATCTTGGTGAAAAAGTTATGAAAGAAATTTCCGAAATATTAAAAGAAAGTATAAAATATTCATTAACTCATAGGGAAGAAGCAGTAGATTATGCATTAAAATTTGCAAGAGGTATGAATAAAGAAAAGGCAGATAAATTTATAGGAATGTATGTAAATGATTTAACGGTAGATTACGGAGAAAGAGGGAAAAAAGCCATAGAGATATTTTTAAAAGAAGCATACGAAAAAGGATTAATTGAGAATTTACCAAAAATAGAATTTGTATAA
- a CDS encoding RluA family pseudouridine synthase, producing the protein MKKLRADKEITLKDFVAEKLKISKNKAKEIIDSRNVFVNNKRVWIATHTLKYGDIVEIIETQTNLPVKVGILYEDNYIIAVNKPANIISENEKNSIEDILRNQKNNKNIKAIHRLDKESSGILLFAKNFGIYERFKELWQKKDITKIYLAISHNEATFSNITIREPIDGKEAVSHVKLIKKGNGFSYFEINIETGRKHQIRKHLASIRHPIVGDKIYGVKKVENNLIKNIKRQMLHAFKLLFTHPYTDKKISITAPIPHDFEYLLKKI; encoded by the coding sequence TTGAAAAAATTAAGAGCAGATAAAGAAATAACATTAAAAGATTTTGTTGCAGAAAAATTGAAAATATCAAAAAATAAAGCAAAAGAGATAATAGATTCAAGAAATGTTTTTGTAAACAATAAAAGAGTATGGATAGCTACACATACATTAAAATATGGCGATATTGTTGAGATTATAGAAACTCAAACAAATTTGCCTGTAAAAGTAGGTATATTATATGAAGATAACTATATAATTGCAGTAAATAAACCGGCTAATATAATTTCTGAAAATGAAAAAAACTCTATTGAAGATATACTTAGAAATCAAAAAAATAATAAAAATATAAAAGCTATCCATAGATTAGATAAAGAAAGTTCCGGAATTTTACTTTTTGCAAAAAATTTTGGAATTTATGAAAGATTTAAAGAGTTATGGCAAAAAAAAGATATTACTAAAATTTATTTAGCAATATCCCATAATGAGGCAACATTCAGCAATATAACAATAAGAGAGCCAATAGATGGAAAAGAAGCAGTTTCCCATGTTAAATTAATAAAAAAAGGAAATGGATTTTCTTATTTTGAAATAAATATAGAAACCGGAAGAAAACACCAAATAAGAAAACATCTTGCCTCAATAAGACATCCAATAGTTGGAGATAAAATTTATGGAGTAAAAAAAGTTGAAAACAATCTAATTAAAAATATAAAAAGACAGATGCTTCACGCATTTAAATTATTATTTACCCATCCATACACTGATAAAAAAATATCCATAACTGCACCTATACCTCACGATTTTGAGTACCTATTAAAGAAAATTTAA